The Nitrospinota bacterium genome includes the window CTCAAGCTTTTGCCGGGCCCGATCGGCGTCGCGGAGATGGTTCTTGCAGAGGTTAAGCGCTATCCGGTAGAGCCAAGTATGGAGACTCGCCTGGCCGCGAAAGCGGCCAATGGCCTGGTGGGCCCGAAGAAACGTCTGCTGGGTAATATCGCGGGCGCTCTCCGGATCGGGCATCCACCGCAGGGCCAGGTAATATATTCGTTGCTGGTAGAGCTCCATGAAGTCGGCGAAGGCCGCCTCATCGCCGGCCTTGAGCCGCTCCAGGAGGTGAGCTTCGGAATCCACGGTTCCCTCCCACGGCTTAAGTATTAGACAGCCAGAAGGACAAAGAGGTTGAATCCCGTTTCAGTTTTTGCGCTTACGGCTCATTACCGGTTCAGCAAAATCCGCAGGTAAGATAGCTCGCGTGGGATCTCTTGGTCTTCGCAATAGTTGTTGGCCGCCAGGACCTGAAGGTCTTTCATCACCCGCTCGTCGCCCTCGAAGACGACCGTCTCCGACCCCTTCTCAGCAAGAAGCCAGCCAGCCTCCAGCAGCGCCATGACACTCTTGGCGCTGTACCGCTCCGACCCCACCAGGAGATATACGTCTGTGCCGAACTCGTTGACAATTAAGGAGATATAGGTGGCCGGGCGGGCGTGGAAACCCAGAGGCTTTGGCAGGGGCAATTCCACCCGCTCCAGGCGGGCGTAGCTTGTCAGCAACGCCTCGGCGCACCGGTTGGCTTTCTCAAGGTAGGTGACGGCGGCTTGGTAGAGGTGGTTGATGGCGTGGTTGAGGAGCTCGCTCTTGTCTACGAAATCGTCCATCCGCTTCTTTACTTGGCTGCTACGAATAGGGTCGAGGTGGCGTTCGTAGAAGTGGACGACCCAGCGAAGAGCCTCCAGCAAGTGGAGGCTTGTGGCGCACGTGCCCCGCAGGCGGGGAAGAGAGGCGTGCTCGGCCTCCAGAGCGGTGCGGCTCACGTAGGTGTCGTAGTCAGATTGGATGCCTTGAAGGAGGTTCTTGATTTTCTGGATTTTTTTAACGTCGAGCTTGGTTGGCACAACCTGGATAAGCTCATCGGCCGCGAGGCCGGGCAGGAGCCCGAAATCGCGGGTCAAGCTGTAGACCTTGCGCACCTTGCGCGCGAGCCCCAGCATCCGGGCATCCCCCTCCTCCACCTCGACTTGCTCGCCGGTTCGAGGCAGCTTGCCCTCTAGCCGAGCATCGGTGGAATCCGGGGCCAGCGGATCCACCGCAGGCAGAGTCAGACCCAGCTCCTCAGCCTCCCTGCACGCTTCCTGTGCCAGTCGTCGCAGCGACTCGTTGAGGAACGCCATCGTTATGCCGAGCTCCTTGAGGAACCTGCGATCATCAGCTTCTAGC containing:
- a CDS encoding HPr family phosphocarrier protein, which produces MDEPVADGVGIRLDEFLSQAEGASRPFLAALQGLLSAPPSYTKHQYSTLLNEARAYETYLDDHGARENATWEYHTELVASIRNLGIASFHVRHILDRFERRYIEELEADDRRFLKELGITMAFLNESLRRLAQEACREAEELGLTLPAVDPLAPDSTDARLEGKLPRTGEQVEVEEGDARMLGLARKVRKVYSLTRDFGLLPGLAADELIQVVPTKLDVKKIQKIKNLLQGIQSDYDTYVSRTALEAEHASLPRLRGTCATSLHLLEALRWVVHFYERHLDPIRSSQVKKRMDDFVDKSELLNHAINHLYQAAVTYLEKANRCAEALLTSYARLERVELPLPKPLGFHARPATYISLIVNEFGTDVYLLVGSERYSAKSVMALLEAGWLLAEKGSETVVFEGDERVMKDLQVLAANNYCEDQEIPRELSYLRILLNR
- a CDS encoding sigma-70 family RNA polymerase sigma factor, which gives rise to MDSEAHLLERLKAGDEAAFADFMELYQQRIYYLALRWMPDPESARDITQQTFLRAHQAIGRFRGQASLHTWLYRIALNLCKNHLRDADRARQKLESYAEVRSLKQAEEAANTSAEEFDALRGVIDRLHTRQRETLLLRVVEDLSFNEIAEVMQCSEGTAKSNYHHAVKNLRSMVLAEEGQIL